In Virgibacillus sp. NKC19-16, a single genomic region encodes these proteins:
- the tuf gene encoding elongation factor Tu: MGKEKFDRSKAHVNIGTIGHVDHGKTTLTAAISAVMHQKSGKGSAMDYDQIDRAPEEKERGITINTSHVEYETDARHYAHIDAPGHADYVKNMITGAAQMDGAILVVSAADGPMPQTREHILLSRNVGVPSIVVFLNKTDMVDDEELLELVEMEVRDLLTEYDFPGDDTPVVKGSALKALEGEEDYVEKIVELMNAVDEYIPTPERDNDKPFMMPIEDVFSITGRGTVATGRVERGEIKVGQEVELIGLNEAPRKTTVTGVEMFRKLLDYAEAGDNIGALLRGISRDDISRGQVLAKPGTITPHTKFKAEVYVLSKEEGGRHTAFFANYRPQFYFRTTDVTGVIQLPEGVEMVMPGDNVEMEVELISQIAIEDGTRFSIREGGRTVGSGVVTSIQE; this comes from the coding sequence ATGGGTAAAGAAAAATTCGATCGCTCAAAAGCTCACGTTAATATTGGGACAATTGGCCACGTAGACCACGGTAAAACTACATTGACTGCTGCTATTTCAGCAGTAATGCATCAGAAATCCGGGAAAGGTTCTGCAATGGACTATGATCAGATTGACAGAGCGCCTGAGGAAAAAGAACGCGGGATTACGATTAATACATCTCACGTAGAATATGAAACAGATGCACGTCACTATGCACACATTGACGCTCCAGGTCACGCTGACTATGTTAAAAACATGATCACTGGTGCTGCACAAATGGACGGTGCTATTCTGGTAGTATCTGCTGCTGATGGTCCGATGCCACAAACACGTGAACACATTCTCTTGTCTCGTAATGTTGGGGTACCTTCGATTGTTGTATTCCTAAACAAAACAGACATGGTTGATGATGAAGAACTACTAGAACTAGTAGAAATGGAAGTACGTGATCTATTGACAGAATACGATTTCCCTGGTGACGATACACCAGTCGTAAAAGGTTCTGCACTTAAAGCGCTGGAAGGCGAGGAAGATTACGTAGAAAAAATCGTTGAGCTAATGAATGCTGTAGACGAGTATATCCCGACCCCTGAGCGTGATAATGATAAACCATTCATGATGCCTATTGAGGACGTATTCTCAATCACTGGCCGTGGAACAGTTGCAACAGGACGTGTTGAACGTGGAGAAATTAAAGTTGGGCAAGAAGTTGAGCTTATCGGTCTTAACGAAGCTCCAAGAAAAACTACAGTAACTGGTGTTGAAATGTTCCGTAAGCTTCTTGACTATGCTGAAGCTGGTGATAATATTGGCGCGCTACTTCGTGGTATCTCACGTGACGATATTAGCCGTGGTCAGGTATTAGCTAAGCCTGGTACTATTACACCACATACGAAATTCAAAGCAGAAGTGTATGTTCTATCTAAAGAAGAAGGTGGACGTCATACAGCATTCTTTGCTAACTATCGCCCACAGTTCTACTTCCGTACAACGGACGTAACAGGAGTTATCCAACTTCCTGAAGGAGTAGAAATGGTAATGCCTGGTGATAACGTGGAGATGGAAGTAGAATTGATCTCCCAAATCGCGATTGAAGACGGAACTCGTTTCTCCATTCGTGAAGGTGGACGTACCGTTGGATCCGGTGTTGTAACATCAATCCAAGAATAA
- the rpsJ gene encoding 30S ribosomal protein S10 translates to MAKEKIRIRLKAYDHRILDQSGEKIVDTAKRSGAKVSGPIPLPTERSIYTVLRAVHKYKDAREQFEMRTHKRLIDIVDPTPQTVDSLMRLDLPSGVDIEIKL, encoded by the coding sequence ATGGCAAAAGAGAAGATTCGTATCCGTTTAAAAGCGTATGATCACCGTATATTAGATCAATCCGGTGAAAAAATTGTAGATACTGCGAAGCGTTCCGGAGCAAAAGTTTCAGGACCGATCCCATTACCTACAGAAAGATCCATTTATACGGTGTTACGTGCGGTGCATAAGTACAAAGATGCACGTGAACAATTCGAAATGCGTACACATAAACGCTTAATCGACATTGTTGATCCAACACCACAGACAGTTGACTCGCTTATGCGTCTTGATTTACCATCTGGTGTGGACATTGAAATTAAATTATAA
- the rplC gene encoding 50S ribosomal protein L3, with product MTKGILGRKIGMTQLFSETGELTPVTVIQAEPNVVLQKRTQENDGYEALQLGFADEKESRTNKAEKGHAEKAGTNPKRYVREIRNAELDEYEVGQEISVEVFQAGDKIDVTGTSKGKGFQGAIKRHNQQRGPTTHGSHFHRSPGALGVIDPMRVFKGRPLPGQMGGDQVTIQNLDVVSVDAERNLLLIKGNVPGAKKSFVKVTSSVKAN from the coding sequence ATGACGAAAGGAATCTTAGGTCGTAAAATCGGCATGACTCAGCTATTTTCTGAAACTGGAGAGTTAACACCTGTAACGGTTATTCAGGCTGAGCCTAATGTAGTTCTACAAAAAAGAACACAAGAAAATGATGGTTATGAGGCATTGCAACTCGGTTTTGCTGATGAAAAGGAATCACGTACGAATAAAGCGGAAAAAGGTCATGCTGAAAAAGCGGGCACTAACCCTAAGCGCTACGTTCGTGAAATCCGTAACGCAGAACTTGACGAATATGAAGTTGGTCAAGAAATCAGCGTTGAAGTTTTTCAAGCGGGAGATAAAATCGATGTAACTGGTACATCTAAGGGGAAAGGTTTCCAAGGGGCAATCAAACGCCACAATCAACAACGTGGACCAACAACCCACGGATCTCATTTTCATAGATCTCCAGGTGCGTTAGGTGTTATCGATCCAATGCGTGTATTTAAAGGGAGACCACTGCCAGGACAAATGGGTGGCGATCAAGTTACGATCCAAAACCTCGATGTTGTTAGTGTAGATGCTGAGCGCAATCTATTATTAATCAAAGGAAATGTTCCTGGTGCGAAGAAATCATTTGTGAAAGTTACAAGTTCAGTAAAGGCTAACTAA
- the rplD gene encoding 50S ribosomal protein L4 translates to MPKVTLLKQDGSQAGDVELNDSVFGIEPNAHVLHEAVVMQRASLRQGTHAVKNRSDVRGGGAKPWRQKGTGRARQGSTRSPQWVGGGVVFGPTPRSYSYKLPKKVRRLALKSALSSKVKEGNLVVLEGIAMDVPKTKEVVKMLEALQVESKALIVTADKDETVNRSANNLQSVNVLTVDEINVLDLLSHDKLIVTKDAAEKAGEVLV, encoded by the coding sequence ATGCCTAAAGTAACATTATTAAAACAAGATGGTTCACAAGCCGGAGATGTGGAATTAAATGATTCCGTATTTGGCATTGAACCAAATGCACATGTATTACATGAAGCAGTAGTAATGCAACGCGCATCATTGCGCCAAGGCACACATGCTGTTAAAAACCGTTCAGACGTTCGCGGCGGCGGTGCTAAACCATGGCGCCAGAAAGGGACCGGGCGCGCACGCCAAGGTTCAACTCGCTCACCACAATGGGTAGGCGGTGGCGTTGTCTTTGGACCTACACCACGTAGCTATAGCTATAAACTGCCAAAAAAAGTTCGTCGCCTAGCACTTAAATCTGCACTATCTTCTAAAGTGAAAGAGGGAAATCTAGTTGTTTTGGAAGGTATTGCTATGGATGTTCCTAAGACAAAAGAAGTTGTGAAAATGCTTGAAGCACTTCAGGTAGAGTCAAAAGCATTAATCGTAACGGCTGATAAAGACGAAACAGTAAATCGTTCAGCAAATAATCTACAAAGCGTTAACGTATTAACAGTAGATGAAATAAATGTACTGGACTTGCTTTCGCATGACAAGCTGATCGTAACGAAGGATGCAGCTGAAAAAGCAGGGGAGGTGCTTGTATAA
- the rplW gene encoding 50S ribosomal protein L23, with product MKDSRDVLKSPVITENTSDLMEEKKYTFEVDPKANKTEIKAAVELVFGVKVEKVNTMNLKGKFKRFGIYPMRRMPSDGGYRSDRKKAIVQLSEDSKDLDFYEG from the coding sequence ATGAAAGATTCACGAGATGTTCTTAAGAGCCCTGTTATTACAGAGAATACTTCAGATTTAATGGAAGAGAAGAAATACACCTTCGAAGTAGATCCAAAAGCAAATAAAACAGAGATAAAAGCTGCTGTTGAATTAGTTTTTGGTGTTAAAGTCGAAAAAGTAAACACAATGAATCTTAAAGGTAAATTCAAGCGATTTGGTATTTATCCAATGAGAAGAATGCCGAGTGACGGTGGTTACCGTTCAGACCGTAAAAAAGCTATCGTTCAGCTTTCAGAAGACAGTAAAGACCTAGACTTCTATGAAGGCTAA
- the rplB gene encoding 50S ribosomal protein L2, whose translation MAIKKFRPTSNARRNMSTSDFAEITTDTPEKSLLSPVYKRGGRNNQGKLTVRHQGGGHKRQYRMIDFKRNKDGIPGRVATVEYDPNRSANIALINYVDGEKRYILAPKGIKVGQKIEAGENADIKTGNALPLANIPVGTIIHNIELKPGRGGQLARSAGAEAQILGREDKYTLVRLSSGEVRLVLSTCRGTIGQVGNIEHELIRIGKAGRQRWKGIRPTVRGSVMNPNDHPHGGGEGRAPIGLDSPVSPWGKPTIGYKTRKRNKPTDKYIVRKRKK comes from the coding sequence ATGGCAATTAAAAAATTCAGACCAACATCAAATGCCAGACGAAATATGTCTACATCTGATTTTGCTGAGATCACAACAGATACTCCGGAGAAATCCTTGCTAAGCCCGGTATACAAACGCGGCGGACGTAATAATCAAGGGAAATTAACAGTGCGCCATCAAGGTGGCGGTCATAAGCGTCAATATCGCATGATTGATTTTAAACGCAATAAAGATGGTATACCAGGACGCGTTGCTACAGTTGAATATGATCCAAACCGTTCTGCAAATATCGCATTAATCAATTATGTTGATGGAGAAAAACGCTATATTCTAGCTCCAAAAGGAATTAAAGTAGGACAAAAAATTGAGGCTGGAGAAAATGCGGATATCAAAACAGGTAACGCACTTCCGCTTGCAAATATCCCAGTAGGTACTATCATTCATAATATTGAGTTAAAACCTGGTCGTGGCGGACAACTTGCGCGTTCAGCAGGTGCAGAAGCACAAATCCTTGGACGTGAAGATAAGTACACATTAGTTCGCTTGAGCTCAGGAGAAGTTCGCTTGGTGCTGTCAACATGTCGTGGGACAATTGGCCAAGTTGGTAATATTGAGCATGAATTGATTCGTATCGGTAAAGCAGGTCGCCAACGCTGGAAAGGCATTCGCCCAACAGTACGTGGGTCTGTAATGAACCCGAATGATCACCCACACGGTGGTGGTGAGGGACGTGCGCCAATTGGACTGGATTCACCAGTATCACCTTGGGGGAAACCTACTATTGGTTACAAGACTCGTAAGCGTAATAAGCCGACAGATAAATATATCGTTCGTAAACGTAAGAAATAA
- the rpsS gene encoding 30S ribosomal protein S19, whose protein sequence is MGRSLKKGPFADDHLMAKVEKANESDKKQVIKTWSRRSTIFPTFVGHTFGVYDGRKHVPIYVTEDMVGHKLGEFAPTRTFKGHSGDDKKTRR, encoded by the coding sequence ATGGGTCGTAGTCTAAAAAAAGGACCTTTTGCAGATGATCATCTAATGGCAAAAGTGGAGAAAGCAAATGAATCAGACAAGAAGCAAGTAATAAAAACATGGTCTCGTCGTTCAACTATTTTCCCTACTTTTGTTGGTCACACTTTTGGTGTATATGACGGACGTAAACATGTACCTATTTATGTGACAGAAGATATGGTCGGACATAAATTAGGAGAATTCGCGCCAACCCGGACATTCAAAGGACATTCCGGTGATGATAAGAAAACAAGACGATAA
- the rplV gene encoding 50S ribosomal protein L22 encodes MQAKASAKQVRIAPRKVRLVVDLIRGKDVGEAVAILRHTQRGASPVVEKVLNSAIANAEHNYEMEPDNLVISEAYVNEGVTLKRFRPRAQGRASKINKRTSHVTVVVSEKKEG; translated from the coding sequence ATGCAAGCTAAAGCTAGTGCGAAACAAGTTCGTATTGCTCCTCGTAAAGTACGTTTAGTCGTTGATCTAATTCGAGGAAAAGACGTAGGTGAAGCAGTTGCAATATTGCGCCATACACAGCGCGGTGCTTCTCCAGTCGTAGAGAAAGTATTGAATTCTGCAATCGCAAATGCAGAGCATAACTACGAAATGGAACCAGATAATTTAGTGATATCTGAAGCATATGTCAATGAAGGTGTCACATTGAAACGTTTCCGCCCACGTGCACAGGGACGTGCAAGTAAAATTAATAAACGCACAAGCCACGTTACAGTGGTTGTTTCAGAAAAGAAGGAGGGATAG
- the rpsC gene encoding 30S ribosomal protein S3, whose product MGQKVNPTGLRIGVIKDWQSKWYAGRDYADLLHEDIKIREYLENRLSTAAVSSIEIERAANRVNITIHTGKPGMVIGKGGSEVEALRKSLNSLTGKRVHINIVEIKKVDLDAKLVADNIARQLENRVSFRRAQKQTLQRAMRGGAKGIRTQVSGRLGGADIARAEDYSEGTVPLHTLRADIDFGTAEADTTYGKLGVKVWIYRGEVLPTKTDNK is encoded by the coding sequence GTGGGTCAAAAAGTAAATCCAACCGGTCTTCGTATTGGCGTCATTAAAGACTGGCAGTCAAAATGGTATGCTGGCAGAGACTATGCAGACTTACTGCATGAAGATATTAAAATCAGAGAATATCTTGAAAACCGTCTAAGTACAGCTGCTGTTTCTTCTATTGAAATCGAACGTGCAGCAAACCGTGTAAACATCACCATTCATACTGGAAAGCCAGGTATGGTAATTGGTAAAGGCGGTTCAGAAGTAGAAGCATTACGTAAATCATTAAATAGCTTGACTGGCAAGCGTGTTCACATTAATATTGTTGAAATCAAGAAAGTTGATCTTGATGCAAAATTAGTTGCTGACAACATCGCCCGTCAATTGGAAAACCGTGTCTCATTCCGTCGTGCACAGAAGCAAACCCTTCAACGTGCAATGCGCGGTGGAGCTAAAGGAATTAGAACACAAGTATCCGGACGTCTAGGCGGCGCAGATATCGCCCGTGCGGAAGATTATAGTGAAGGAACCGTGCCACTACACACATTACGTGCCGATATTGACTTTGGTACAGCAGAAGCTGATACTACTTATGGTAAATTAGGAGTTAAAGTGTGGATCTATCGTGGAGAAGTCCTTCCAACTAAAACAGACAACAAATAG
- the rplP gene encoding 50S ribosomal protein L16: MLMPKRVKYRKQHRGKMGGRAKGGTTVSFGEYGLQATEASWISSRQIEAARIAMTRYMKRGGKVWIKVFPDKPYTAKPLEVRMGSGKGAPEGWVAVVKPGKILFEIAGVEEEVAREALRLAAHKLPIKTKFVSRAEIGGDSNEG; the protein is encoded by the coding sequence ATGTTAATGCCTAAACGTGTGAAATATCGTAAACAACATCGTGGTAAAATGGGAGGCCGAGCAAAAGGCGGAACAACCGTATCTTTTGGTGAGTATGGCCTGCAAGCAACCGAGGCTTCATGGATCTCAAGTCGACAAATTGAGGCTGCCCGTATTGCAATGACTCGTTACATGAAACGTGGCGGTAAAGTATGGATCAAAGTTTTCCCTGACAAACCATACACTGCAAAGCCCCTTGAGGTACGCATGGGTTCCGGTAAAGGTGCTCCAGAAGGATGGGTAGCAGTAGTAAAACCAGGAAAAATATTGTTTGAAATCGCAGGTGTAGAAGAAGAGGTTGCACGCGAAGCCCTACGTCTTGCTGCACATAAACTGCCGATTAAAACGAAATTTGTAAGTAGAGCAGAAATTGGTGGTGATAGCAATGAAGGCTAA
- the rpmC gene encoding 50S ribosomal protein L29, which translates to MKANEIRELTTAEIEQKVTSLKEELFNLRFQLATGQLENTARLREVRKSIARMKTVARQRELNVNN; encoded by the coding sequence ATGAAGGCTAATGAAATTAGAGAACTGACCACTGCTGAAATTGAACAAAAAGTTACTTCATTGAAAGAAGAACTATTTAATTTACGCTTCCAACTTGCAACAGGACAATTGGAAAACACGGCACGTCTTCGTGAAGTGAGAAAGTCAATTGCCCGTATGAAAACTGTTGCTCGTCAACGTGAATTAAACGTAAATAACTGA
- the rpsQ gene encoding 30S ribosomal protein S17: protein MSERNNRKVYTGRVVSDKMDKTITVVVETYKFHPLYGKRVRYSTKFKTHDENNQAKTGDIVRIMETRPLSATKRFRLVEVVEEAVVL from the coding sequence ATGTCTGAACGTAATAATCGTAAGGTATATACAGGTCGTGTAGTGTCAGATAAAATGGATAAAACAATCACCGTAGTTGTTGAAACATACAAGTTTCACCCACTATACGGGAAACGTGTCCGCTATTCTACAAAATTCAAAACACATGATGAAAACAACCAAGCAAAAACCGGCGATATTGTCCGTATTATGGAAACCCGTCCACTATCAGCAACGAAACGCTTTCGTCTAGTTGAAGTTGTGGAAGAAGCGGTAGTTCTATAA
- the rplN gene encoding 50S ribosomal protein L14: MIQQETRLKVADNSGAREVLTIKVLGGSGRKTANIGDVVVCAVKQATPGGVVKKGEVVRAVIVRSKSGARRKDGSYISFDENAAVIVRDDKSPRGTRIFGPVARELRDAKFMKIVSLAPEVL, from the coding sequence ATGATTCAACAGGAAACTCGTTTAAAAGTTGCAGATAACTCTGGCGCCCGTGAAGTATTAACCATCAAAGTATTGGGTGGATCAGGACGAAAAACGGCTAATATTGGTGATGTTGTGGTTTGCGCGGTGAAACAAGCAACACCAGGCGGCGTTGTCAAAAAAGGTGAAGTTGTCAGAGCTGTTATTGTACGATCTAAATCTGGTGCACGCCGTAAAGATGGATCATATATTAGTTTTGATGAAAACGCAGCGGTAATTGTCCGCGATGATAAAAGTCCAAGAGGAACTCGTATTTTCGGACCAGTCGCACGTGAATTGCGCGATGCTAAATTCATGAAAATAGTATCTCTAGCTCCAGAAGTTTTATAG
- the rplX gene encoding 50S ribosomal protein L24: MHVKKGDKVKVLSGKDAGKEGTILEAYPTKKRVLVEGVNMVKKHAKLSQDNPQGGILDLEAAIHVSNVMPIDPKSGEPTRVGYEVRDGKKVRIAKKSGEAIDN; encoded by the coding sequence ATGCATGTAAAAAAAGGTGATAAAGTAAAAGTGCTTTCCGGTAAAGACGCGGGTAAAGAAGGTACGATTTTAGAGGCATATCCAACGAAGAAACGTGTTCTTGTAGAAGGTGTTAATATGGTCAAAAAACACGCAAAACTTTCGCAGGATAACCCGCAAGGTGGAATTCTTGATCTTGAGGCAGCAATACATGTTTCCAATGTAATGCCAATTGATCCAAAATCCGGTGAGCCAACTCGTGTTGGATATGAAGTACGTGATGGAAAGAAAGTCCGCATCGCCAAAAAATCCGGTGAAGCAATAGATAATTAA
- the rplE gene encoding 50S ribosomal protein L5 translates to MNGLKQQYKDDVLPSLMNKFNYESVMEVPAIEKIVINMGVGDAVQNSKALDSVVEELALISGQKPVVTRAKKSIAGFRLREGMPIGAKVTLRGARMYEFLQKLIGVSLPRVRDFRGISKKAFDGRGNYTLGVKEQLIFPEINYDKVNKVRGMDIVIVTTSNTDEEARELLGQLGMPFQK, encoded by the coding sequence ATGAATGGACTAAAACAACAATATAAAGATGATGTATTACCATCATTGATGAATAAATTTAATTATGAATCGGTTATGGAAGTGCCTGCAATTGAAAAAATAGTAATCAACATGGGTGTTGGTGATGCAGTTCAAAATTCAAAAGCACTCGATAGTGTTGTTGAAGAACTTGCATTAATTTCCGGTCAAAAGCCTGTAGTTACTCGTGCAAAGAAATCAATCGCTGGTTTTCGCCTTCGTGAAGGAATGCCAATCGGGGCTAAAGTAACACTTCGCGGTGCGCGTATGTACGAATTTCTTCAAAAGCTTATTGGTGTATCACTTCCACGTGTACGTGATTTCCGTGGTATTTCGAAAAAAGCTTTCGATGGTCGCGGTAACTACACATTAGGTGTTAAAGAACAGCTGATTTTCCCGGAAATCAACTATGATAAAGTAAACAAAGTGCGTGGTATGGATATTGTTATTGTAACAACTTCTAATACTGACGAAGAAGCGCGTGAACTTTTAGGTCAGCTAGGCATGCCTTTCCAAAAATAA
- a CDS encoding type Z 30S ribosomal protein S14: protein MAKKSMIAKQKRPQKYQVREYTRCERCGRPHSVIRKFKLCRICFRELAYKGQIPGVKKASW from the coding sequence GTGGCTAAAAAATCAATGATTGCGAAACAAAAACGTCCGCAAAAATATCAAGTGCGTGAATATACACGCTGTGAACGTTGTGGTCGTCCGCATTCTGTAATTCGTAAATTTAAACTTTGCCGTATTTGCTTCCGTGAACTTGCCTATAAAGGTCAAATTCCTGGTGTTAAAAAAGCAAGCTGGTAA
- the rpsH gene encoding 30S ribosomal protein S8, which produces MVMTDPIADMLTRIRNANMVKHEKLELPASTIKKDIADILKREGFVSDYEFIEDNKQGILRIFLKYGVEEQQVITGIKRISKPGLRVYAKAAEVPRVLNGLGIAIVSTSKGVLSDKEARSQAVGGEVLAYVW; this is translated from the coding sequence ATGGTCATGACAGATCCAATCGCAGATATGCTAACTCGTATTCGTAATGCTAACATGGTAAAACATGAGAAATTAGAGCTTCCAGCTTCCACTATCAAGAAAGATATCGCTGATATCCTCAAACGTGAAGGTTTTGTCTCCGATTATGAATTCATTGAGGACAATAAACAGGGTATTTTGCGTATTTTCCTTAAGTATGGCGTGGAGGAGCAACAAGTAATTACAGGTATCAAACGTATTAGTAAGCCAGGATTGCGTGTTTATGCAAAAGCTGCCGAAGTACCTCGTGTACTTAACGGTTTAGGTATAGCAATCGTTTCAACATCAAAAGGTGTCTTGTCTGATAAAGAGGCGCGTTCTCAAGCTGTTGGTGGCGAAGTTCTAGCATATGTTTGGTAA
- the rplF gene encoding 50S ribosomal protein L6, whose protein sequence is MSRIGLKPIEIPEGVEVTFNDNTVTVKGPKGELTRELHQDMKINTEDNIITIERPSDHKDHRALHGTTRSLISNMIEGVHKGFEKSLEINGVGYRALKQGDKIVINAGYSHPVELEQRDGIEIDVPSNAQVIVKGIDKELVGAVAANIRAIRPPEPYKGKGIRYANEYLRRKEGKTAK, encoded by the coding sequence ATGTCTCGTATAGGACTTAAGCCAATTGAAATTCCAGAGGGTGTAGAGGTTACATTTAATGACAATACGGTCACTGTTAAAGGACCTAAAGGTGAATTAACTAGGGAACTACACCAGGATATGAAAATTAATACAGAAGATAATATAATTACAATTGAGCGCCCAAGCGATCATAAAGATCATCGTGCATTGCACGGAACAACTCGCAGTTTGATCAGTAATATGATTGAAGGTGTTCATAAAGGCTTTGAAAAATCCCTTGAAATTAACGGTGTTGGATATCGCGCACTGAAACAGGGAGATAAAATAGTGATTAACGCGGGTTATTCACACCCGGTGGAACTCGAACAGCGTGACGGTATCGAAATCGATGTACCCTCGAACGCACAAGTAATTGTTAAAGGTATTGATAAGGAGTTAGTAGGTGCAGTTGCTGCAAACATTAGAGCAATTAGACCTCCGGAGCCTTATAAAGGGAAGGGTATTCGCTACGCAAACGAATATCTGCGTCGTAAAGAAGGTAAAACTGCGAAGTAA
- the rplR gene encoding 50S ribosomal protein L18: MITKPDKNVTRKRRHARVRDKVVGTEARPRLNVYRSNKHIYVQLIDDKRGNTVASASTKDNEFNAEAHANVESAKQVGEMIAKRAQDKGYKSVVFDRGGYLYHGRVQALADAAREAGLEF, encoded by the coding sequence ATGATCACAAAACCTGACAAGAATGTTACACGTAAGAGAAGACATGCACGTGTTCGTGATAAAGTTGTTGGAACCGAAGCTCGTCCTCGCTTAAACGTGTACCGTTCAAACAAACACATCTATGTACAATTAATCGATGATAAACGTGGAAATACAGTAGCAAGTGCTTCTACAAAGGATAATGAATTCAACGCAGAGGCTCATGCTAATGTAGAATCAGCAAAACAAGTTGGAGAAATGATCGCTAAACGCGCCCAGGATAAAGGGTACAAATCAGTCGTATTTGACCGTGGAGGCTATCTTTATCACGGACGTGTGCAGGCATTGGCAGATGC